A window from Bacteroidota bacterium encodes these proteins:
- the arfB gene encoding alternative ribosome rescue aminoacyl-tRNA hydrolase ArfB gives MSESSSQTLSEARGAGVSLAIHISDRLQIPLAEIEISFTRSSGPGGQHVNKTSTRAEIAFDLAHSPSIPEADRAWMMGRLQSKLDTEGKLHIAAQEYRSQLRNRQAAIDRLEALLQQAILRPKKRKKSKPTRSAVERRLSSKKRESEKKRERRTRE, from the coding sequence ATGTCCGAGTCTTCTTCCCAAACATTAAGTGAGGCGCGTGGCGCGGGCGTTTCGCTTGCGATCCACATCTCGGACCGCCTGCAAATTCCACTCGCCGAGATCGAGATTTCCTTCACTCGTTCGAGCGGACCCGGCGGACAGCACGTCAATAAGACTTCCACGCGAGCCGAGATCGCGTTCGATCTGGCGCACTCGCCGAGCATCCCGGAGGCCGACCGCGCGTGGATGATGGGTCGGCTCCAAAGTAAACTCGATACCGAAGGCAAACTGCACATCGCCGCGCAGGAATACCGCAGTCAACTTCGCAACCGGCAAGCCGCGATCGATCGATTGGAAGCACTACTCCAGCAAGCCATTCTACGGCCAAAGAAACGAAAGAAATCGAAGCCGACCAGATCGGCCGTCGAGCGGCGGCTTAGCTCCAAGAAGCGAGAGAGTGAGAAAAAGCGGGAGCGAAGGACGAGAGAATAG